TATATCTTTTTTAGGATAGCCGTCCCCGATGACTTCCAGGATCTTTTTAAGACCCAGGGGAGTAGGCGAGACAAAAATCAGGGCTTCGAGCAGGGATTTGAGTTCGTTCATAATTGTCCGTTAAGAGATCGTTGCCGGGGGGAGAAAATCATAAATAAGAAGGTTCCCTTCCTGTATTTCCTGATAGATGATAATTTTTTGAAGGCGGGCCAATTCCAGCAAAGAGAGAAAGACCACTATGATTTCAGACCGGGTAAAATGGCCGGGCAACAGGTCTTCCAGGAGGATCCGCCCTAATTGTTTCAGGCTGGCCAGTATCTCTTCCATCTTGTTTTCGATGGGAATCAAGGGACTGGGTAAATGGGCGAAGGCCTCTTCTTTCTTCTCCAGAAGCATTTTTCGCACGGCGGCAATCAGTTCAAAAA
Above is a genomic segment from Deltaproteobacteria bacterium containing:
- a CDS encoding segregation/condensation protein A; the protein is FELIAAVRKMLLEKKEEAFAHLPSPLIPIENKMEEILASLKQLGRILLEDLLPGHFTRSEIIVVFLSLLELARLQKIIIYQEIQEGNLLIYDFLPPATIS